The window AGCCAGGACGTGCCGCCGGGGGTGATGTTGACCCCGGTGCAGCGCGTGACCTCGTTGACGGCGTTGAAGATGGTCGGCTCCTTGGGCATGCCCATCAGCAGCTTGTGCTCCAGACCGCCGGGCAGCAGGACGTGGAAGATGGGGTCGCGGCGGTGGGTCATCAGGTCGATCTCGATGATCGGCTGCATCCGGGTGATGTCCATCGTCTCGGTCAGGTCCATGAACGGCCCTTCGCTGTAGAATTGTTGGGTGATGCGCCCCTCTAACACGATCTCGGCTTCGGCCGGGACGTAGAGGTCATTGGTGAGGCACTTCACCAGCGGGGTGGGGGACAACGCTTGGGCCACGGCCAGTTCATCGACGCCGGGCGACGGCGACATGGAGGCCGCCAGATGGACGCCCAGCGACACGCCGATGCAGATCGCCACCGGCAGATCGCCGGGCGTCTTCTGCATGGCGTTGTACGTGCCGCGATTCTCCACGATGCGGGCGGCGAAGCGCTTGCCGTCCAGCCGCAACAGGCGGTGGTAGCACATATTGCGCCCCAACTCAGGATCGTTGATGATGACCACATTGCTGGCGATGTAGTGCCCGCCGTCCTGGGGCAGGTGGAGCAGGATGGGCAGTTGGTTGAGATCGACAGCCTCGACGACGACTTCCTGGCAGGGCGCGCTGTCCACGACCGGCGGTGTCACCGGGTTGGCGACGGCCCGCG is drawn from Candidatus Promineifilum breve and contains these coding sequences:
- a CDS encoding UbiD family decarboxylase → MSFRRFIDMAAQRGDLIVIDTPVHTTYEAANVAHALDGRPVLFNHIQDYPGWRLCAGVCADRRNFSMDLGVPVPDLLHHLSRAVANPVTPPVVDSAPCQEVVVEAVDLNQLPILLHLPQDGGHYIASNVVIINDPELGRNMCYHRLLRLDGKRFAARIVENRGTYNAMQKTPGDLPVAICIGVSLGVHLAASMSPSPGVDELAVAQALSPTPLVKCLTNDLYVPAEAEIVLEGRITQQFYSEGPFMDLTETMDITRMQPIIEIDLMTHRRDPIFHVLLPGGLEHKLLMGMPKEPTIFNAVNEVTRCTGVNITPGGTSWLHAVVQIDKQGPDDGRRAIEAAFRGHGSLKHVWVVDSDVDIYDPAQVEWALATRFQADRDLYVYANQPGSSLDPSGSHVPGRKSLTAKMGLDCTIPWDADRAKYERGEYGRVDLSRYL